The following proteins are co-located in the Dyadobacter chenwenxiniae genome:
- the rpsD gene encoding 30S ribosomal protein S4, whose product MARYTGPKSKIARRYGEPIMGPSKALAKKNYPPGVHGKGRRSKKSEYALQLMEKQKVKFIYGILERQFRNLFEKASVKEGITGENLLKYCEARLDNTVYRLGIAPTRRAARQLVSHKHILVDGEIVNIPSYSLRPGQIVTVREKSKSLESVSESLAGHSSKGFNWLEWDGQQLTGKFVTFPEREQIPENINEQLIVELYSK is encoded by the coding sequence ATGGCACGTTATACAGGTCCCAAATCAAAGATTGCAAGACGCTACGGAGAACCCATTATGGGCCCGAGCAAAGCTCTTGCAAAAAAGAATTACCCTCCCGGAGTTCACGGAAAGGGTCGCCGCTCTAAAAAATCGGAGTATGCTTTGCAATTGATGGAAAAGCAGAAGGTGAAATTCATCTACGGTATTCTTGAAAGACAATTCCGTAATCTATTCGAAAAAGCTTCGGTTAAAGAGGGTATTACTGGTGAGAACCTGTTGAAATACTGCGAAGCTCGTCTTGATAATACAGTTTACCGCTTGGGTATCGCTCCAACCAGACGGGCTGCCCGTCAGCTTGTTTCCCACAAACATATACTTGTTGATGGTGAAATTGTTAATATTCCTTCTTATTCTCTACGTCCTGGACAAATCGTGACAGTTCGTGAGAAATCGAAATCTCTTGAATCAGTTTCAGAGAGCCTTGCTGGTCACAGCTCTAAAGGATTCAACTGGTTGGAATGGGATGGTCAACAATTGACAGGTAAATTCGTAACCTTCCCAGAACGCGAACAAATCCCTGAAAACATCAACGAACAGCTTATCGTTGAGTTGTATTCTAAATAA
- the rpsK gene encoding 30S ribosomal protein S11: MAQNKRKDKAKKRVVVVESVGQVHIKASFNNIIISITNNNGQVISWGSAGKMGFRGSKKNTPYAAQTAAQSCAQVAFDLGMRKAEVFVKGPGSGRESAIRTIQNAGIEVTTIRDITPLPHNGCRPPKRRRV; encoded by the coding sequence ATGGCACAAAATAAAAGAAAAGATAAAGCAAAAAAGAGAGTTGTAGTAGTGGAGTCGGTGGGTCAAGTACACATCAAAGCTTCATTCAACAACATTATCATCTCTATTACAAATAACAATGGTCAGGTGATTTCCTGGGGATCTGCCGGTAAGATGGGGTTTCGTGGATCGAAAAAGAATACACCTTACGCAGCACAAACTGCAGCCCAAAGCTGTGCTCAGGTTGCTTTCGATCTAGGCATGCGTAAAGCTGAGGTTTTTGTTAAAGGACCAGGATCTGGTCGTGAATCAGCAATTCGTACTATTCAAAATGCTGGAATCGAGGTAACTACAATCAGAGATATTACTCCGCTTCCACACAATGGTTGCCGTCCTCCAAAACGTCGGAGAGTATAG
- the rpsM gene encoding 30S ribosomal protein S13, protein MARISGVDIPDRKRGEISLTYIFGIGRSSAKKILEKAGVDINKKVVDWNDEESGAVRAVIAGEYKVEGALKSEVQLSIKRLMDIACYRGLRHRKGLPLRGQRTKNNSRTRKGKRKTIANKKKATK, encoded by the coding sequence ATGGCACGTATTTCAGGAGTTGATATTCCCGACCGTAAAAGGGGCGAAATCTCACTAACTTATATCTTCGGAATTGGACGCAGTTCAGCGAAAAAAATTCTAGAAAAAGCAGGAGTTGACATCAATAAGAAAGTTGTTGACTGGAATGATGAAGAGTCCGGTGCAGTTCGTGCGGTTATAGCAGGTGAATATAAAGTAGAAGGTGCACTTAAATCAGAAGTTCAACTGAGCATTAAGCGCTTAATGGATATCGCTTGTTACAGAGGTCTTCGTCACCGTAAGGGTTTACCGTTGCGCGGACAAAGGACAAAGAACAACTCTCGTACTCGTAAGGGTAAACGCAAAACAATCGCGAACAAGAAAAAGGCTACTAAATAA
- the ykgO gene encoding type B 50S ribosomal protein L36, which translates to MKVKASVKKRSEDCKVIRRKGKVYVINKKNPRYKQRQG; encoded by the coding sequence ATGAAAGTCAAAGCATCAGTAAAGAAACGCAGTGAAGACTGCAAGGTTATACGCCGAAAGGGTAAAGTGTATGTTATTAACAAGAAGAACCCACGGTATAAACAAAGACAAGGTTAA
- the infA gene encoding translation initiation factor IF-1 produces MAKQASIEQDGVILEALSNAMFRVILENKHEVIAHISGKMRMHYIKILPGDRVKLEMSPYDLSKARITYRYK; encoded by the coding sequence ATGGCAAAACAAGCATCAATCGAACAAGACGGAGTAATTTTAGAAGCGCTTTCCAATGCAATGTTTCGTGTAATTTTAGAGAATAAACATGAAGTGATTGCGCATATTTCAGGAAAGATGAGAATGCACTATATAAAAATATTACCGGGCGACCGTGTTAAGTTGGAAATGTCTCCTTACGACTTATCAAAGGCAAGAATTACTTACCGGTACAAATAA
- the map gene encoding type I methionyl aminopeptidase — protein sequence MIYLKTEEEIELIKVSAQILGRAHAEVALWVKPGVTTQKLDSVAEEYIRDHGGIPSFKGFNKFPASLCISVNEVVVHGIPSSYTLKEGDIVSIDCGVKLNGFHSDSAYTYPVGEVSPEVMSLLTATKRSLYKGIEQATEGMRIGDIGFAVQSFVEEKGYTVVRELVGHGVGRDLHESPEVPNYGKRGKGIRLKEGMVLAIEPMINLGVKSVMQERDGWTIRTSDRKYSAHFEHTVVVRKGKAEILTTFDYIEKVTANTSLMVEVM from the coding sequence ATGATTTATCTTAAAACGGAAGAAGAGATTGAGCTTATCAAAGTAAGTGCTCAAATTTTAGGAAGAGCTCATGCAGAAGTGGCTCTTTGGGTAAAACCAGGTGTAACAACGCAAAAATTAGATTCTGTTGCAGAGGAATACATAAGAGATCATGGTGGAATTCCTTCGTTTAAAGGATTTAACAAGTTTCCGGCATCATTGTGCATCTCGGTTAACGAAGTAGTCGTTCACGGAATCCCTAGCAGTTATACGTTAAAAGAAGGAGATATTGTTTCGATCGATTGCGGTGTTAAGTTGAATGGGTTTCATAGCGATAGCGCTTACACTTATCCCGTTGGTGAAGTTAGCCCGGAAGTTATGAGTCTCTTAACTGCAACTAAGCGATCGTTATATAAAGGAATCGAGCAGGCGACGGAAGGAATGAGAATTGGAGACATTGGCTTTGCAGTTCAGAGTTTCGTTGAAGAAAAAGGATATACAGTTGTAAGGGAACTAGTAGGACATGGCGTTGGAAGAGATCTTCACGAAAGCCCGGAAGTTCCAAATTACGGGAAACGCGGGAAGGGAATCCGCCTAAAAGAGGGGATGGTTCTTGCGATTGAGCCCATGATTAATTTGGGAGTTAAATCAGTGATGCAAGAACGGGATGGATGGACGATTCGAACTAGCGATAGAAAGTATTCGGCGCATTTTGAACACACAGTCGTTGTTCGTAAAGGCAAAGCCGAAATTCTGACAACATTCGATTATATAGAAAAAGTGACGGCCAACACCAGCCTTATGGTTGAAGTAATGTAA
- the secY gene encoding preprotein translocase subunit SecY, with translation MKRFLETIKHIFAIEELRTRILNTLLFITIFRLGSYVALPGVEPDQMNVSTQGLLGLLDTFLGGAFSKASIFALGIMPYISASIAIQLLTMALPYFQKMQKEGESGRKKLNQITRVLTIVVTLVQGTAYLNTTVPDEALLVSRSLFSISSVFVLTAGTMFCMWLGERITDKGIGNGISMLIMIGIVSRFPGAIYKEFVSRGSGQILLTVLEIVALYFVIMGAVMLTQAVRRIPIQYAKQVVGNRVMGGQRQYLPLKLNAAGVMPIIFAQALMFIPSLGASYFAEKSDFASNVATIFANYTTWQYNLLFAFLIIVFTFFYTAISVNPQQIADDMKRGGGFIPGVKPGQQTSEYISSILDRITFPGSLMLAIVAILPAFASLLGVSTDFAHFFGGTSLLIMVGVVLDTLQQIESYLLMRRYEGLMKSGRVTGRTESVAI, from the coding sequence ATGAAACGATTTTTAGAGACTATAAAACATATATTTGCAATTGAAGAGTTGAGAACGCGAATTCTCAACACTCTTTTGTTTATAACGATTTTCCGTTTGGGGTCTTATGTGGCTTTGCCTGGTGTCGAACCAGATCAAATGAACGTATCCACTCAGGGGCTTTTGGGTCTTCTTGATACTTTTTTGGGAGGAGCGTTTAGTAAGGCGTCTATTTTCGCCTTGGGCATTATGCCTTATATTTCCGCATCTATTGCGATTCAGTTGCTGACTATGGCATTGCCGTATTTCCAGAAGATGCAGAAAGAGGGTGAGTCAGGAAGAAAGAAATTGAATCAGATTACCCGCGTATTGACGATCGTTGTCACGTTGGTACAAGGAACTGCTTATTTAAATACAACTGTACCCGATGAGGCTTTACTAGTATCTAGGAGCCTTTTCTCTATCTCATCTGTTTTTGTTTTAACTGCTGGAACAATGTTCTGTATGTGGTTGGGAGAAAGGATTACTGATAAAGGAATTGGTAATGGTATTTCGATGCTAATAATGATTGGTATTGTTTCGAGATTCCCAGGTGCCATTTATAAGGAATTTGTTTCTCGGGGAAGTGGACAGATTTTATTGACGGTTCTTGAAATTGTCGCATTGTATTTTGTAATTATGGGCGCTGTAATGCTTACACAGGCAGTGCGCAGAATTCCTATCCAATACGCGAAGCAGGTCGTTGGAAACCGGGTTATGGGTGGCCAGCGTCAATATTTGCCTTTAAAACTTAATGCTGCGGGCGTTATGCCTATTATTTTTGCACAGGCATTAATGTTTATTCCTTCGTTAGGAGCGTCATATTTTGCTGAGAAAAGCGATTTTGCAAGTAATGTCGCAACAATTTTTGCAAACTATACGACTTGGCAGTACAATTTACTTTTCGCATTTCTGATTATCGTTTTCACGTTCTTCTATACAGCTATTTCGGTTAATCCGCAGCAAATTGCTGATGATATGAAAAGAGGTGGTGGCTTTATTCCAGGTGTGAAACCAGGTCAACAGACGTCTGAATATATTAGCTCTATCCTAGATAGGATAACATTCCCTGGTTCTCTGATGCTTGCGATTGTGGCTATATTACCAGCATTTGCAAGTCTTTTAGGCGTGTCAACAGATTTTGCTCACTTCTTTGGAGGAACATCGTTGCTGATTATGGTGGGTGTTGTGTTAGATACATTGCAGCAGATTGAAAGTTACCTGTTGATGCGAAGATATGAAGGTTTGATGAAATCAGGACGGGTGACGGGAAGAACGGAGAGCGTTGCGATCTGA